Below is a window of Synechococcus sp. RSCCF101 DNA.
TGCCGGAGCATCAGGGCAGTGACAAGAAGCAGCAGAGCGCGATGCGCTCGGGAACCCTTCCGCCCCCGACGCCGGAGGAGCTGCGCCTGCGGCCGATCGATGTCAGCCGCGTGCTGGATGCGCTCTCCTCCGGAGCACTGATCGGTGATTCGGGCGCTCTGACCACCGATGCGGTCGGGGTGATCGGCCATTCCTGGGGGGGCACCACCGTGATTCAGCTGGCGGGCGCCGAAGCCAGGGACCCGAGGCTGGTGGAGCTCTGCGATGACTACAACCATCCCTCCCGCAACCTGAGCTGGTTTCTCCAGTGCAGCCTGCTCTCCTCGGCCGACGGCACCTCCCTGGCCGACCCGCGGGTGAAGACCGTGATCGCCGTCAGCCCGGTGGTGGGGCTGCTGTTCGATCCCACCCCCGATCGGGGTGCGCAGCTGGCCCCCATGCTGTTGACCAGCGGCACCGCCGACTGGGTCGTGCCATCCGGGCCGGAAGCCCTGACGCCCTTCCGCCGAGCTGATGCGGCCGCCAACGGGCACCGGCTGGTGCTCGCCGACGGCGGTGACCACTTCAACCTGCGGGCGCCGGATGGATCGGGAGGCGGTGCCCTCGGCGGCCTGATCCTGGCCTGGATGGAGGCCCAGCTGGCTCCAGCCGCGGTTGACGGAAGCGTTCCGGCGACCCTGCCGCCCCAGGGCTGGGGTGATGTGCGCTATCCACTGGTGGACGTCACCTCCGAAACGCGACCCTGAGGGTCTCCGCCGGCGGCCCGGACGGCCCCCTCCCGCGCCTCCATGGGCCTCGCGCTGCTCCATCTCCACCTCCACGGCCTCTTCCGCAGCCGTGACCTGGAACTGGGGCGGGACGCCGATACCGGTGGCCAGAGCCTCTACGTGCTGGAGCTGGCCCGCAACCTGGCGGCCTGCCCCCAGGTCGAGAGCGTGGAGGTGGTCACCCGCGCCATCCACGACCGGCGCGTGTCGCCGGACTACGGGCGCAGCGAGGAGGACCTGGCTCCCGGGGCCAGGATCCGTCGCTTCGCCTTCGGGCCCCGCCGCTATCTGCGCAAGGAGCTGCTCTGGCCCCATCTCGATGAACTGGCCGATCAGCTGGTGGATGAGCTGGTCGCCCGCCCCCGTCTGCCGGACTGGGTCCACGCGCACTATGCGGACGCGGGCTACGTCGGTGCTCTGGTCTGCCGGCGCCTGGGGCTGCCGCTCGTCTTCACCGCCCATTCCCTTGGCCGCGAGAAACTCCGCCGCCTGCTGGCCACGGGCATCGACCACGAGCAGATCGATCAGACCTACGCGATCAACCGCCGCATCGACGCCGAGGAGCTCGCGCTGGCCCATGCGGCTCTCGTGGTCACCAGCACCCGGCAGGAGGCCAGCGAGCAGTACGGCCGTTACGGCCGCTTCCGTCACGACCGCTCCGCGGTGATCCCGCCGGGTGTGGATGGGCGCCGCTTTCATCCGGAACCGGAGGCCGCTGAGACAGCCGGAGCCGAGACCGCCGCGGTGGAGGCTCTGCTGCGGCCCTTCCTGCGCCGGCCCGACCGCCCGCCCCTGCTGGCCCTCTCCCGGGCCGTGCGCCGCAAGAACATCCCCGCCCTGGTGGAGGCCTACGGCCGTTCGGCCCTGCTGCGCCGCAGCCACAACCTGGTGCTGGTGCTCGGTTCTCGCGATGACCTGCGCCAGCTGGAGCGGCAGCAGCGGGAGGTGTTCCAGCAGCTGTTCGAGCTGGTGGACCGGTTCGATCTCTATGGCCGCGTCGCCTACCCCCGGCGGCATGAAGGCAGCCATGTGCCCGCCCTCTACCGCTGGGCCGCCGGGCTGGGGGGCCTGTTCGTGAACCCTGCTCTCACCGAGCCGTTCGGTCTCACCCTGCTGGAGGCGGCGGCTTCGGGTCTGCCGGTGGTGGCCACCGACGACGGAGGACCGCGCGACATCCTCGAGCGCTGCCGCAATGGCCTGCTGGTGGATCCCACCGACCTCGATGCGCTGCAGGAGACCCTGGAGCTGGCCGTGGCCGATCGCGACCGCTGGCAGAGCTGGCGGCGGCAGGGGCTGGCGGCGGTGCAGGCCACCTTCAGCTGGCAGGCCCACGTGCGCTGCTACCTGGAGCGGGCGGCTGCGGCCGCCGGCCGTCAGCGGGGAATGGGGAGCCGGCCGCCGTCGCTGCCGCCCGCGGCGGAGGCCGATCCCGGCCGGGCATGGGCCGGCCTGCTGCTGATCGATCTGGATGTGGTGCTGCGGGACTCGGCGCCGGAGGATCTGCAGGCCCTCGCTGCCTGGCTGGACGACCTGAGCCGCCGCGGCGAGGACTCCTGGGCCATCGGCCTGATCAGCGGGCTCTCCCGAGAGGATGGGACCCGGCGGGCTGCCCAGCTCGGTCTGCCCGAGCCCCGGGTGTGGATCAGCGAGGCCGGCACCGTGATCCATGAGCGCGATGCGGGCGGAGCATGGCGGCCGGATGAGCGCTGGGCAAGCCGCATCGCCCGCGGCTGGGACCGGCAGGAGGTGGTGGCCGCCCTCTCCCAGCTCAGCGAGCGTC
It encodes the following:
- a CDS encoding HAD family hydrolase — encoded protein: MGLALLHLHLHGLFRSRDLELGRDADTGGQSLYVLELARNLAACPQVESVEVVTRAIHDRRVSPDYGRSEEDLAPGARIRRFAFGPRRYLRKELLWPHLDELADQLVDELVARPRLPDWVHAHYADAGYVGALVCRRLGLPLVFTAHSLGREKLRRLLATGIDHEQIDQTYAINRRIDAEELALAHAALVVTSTRQEASEQYGRYGRFRHDRSAVIPPGVDGRRFHPEPEAAETAGAETAAVEALLRPFLRRPDRPPLLALSRAVRRKNIPALVEAYGRSALLRRSHNLVLVLGSRDDLRQLERQQREVFQQLFELVDRFDLYGRVAYPRRHEGSHVPALYRWAAGLGGLFVNPALTEPFGLTLLEAAASGLPVVATDDGGPRDILERCRNGLLVDPTDLDALQETLELAVADRDRWQSWRRQGLAAVQATFSWQAHVRCYLERAAAAAGRQRGMGSRPPSLPPAAEADPGRAWAGLLLIDLDVVLRDSAPEDLQALAAWLDDLSRRGEDSWAIGLISGLSREDGTRRAAQLGLPEPRVWISEAGTVIHERDAGGAWRPDERWASRIARGWDRQEVVAALSQLSERLDWQEEAHQGPLKVSVTLRHPGPGALAMVRQKLRHCRVEARPQLYSHAFLDVVPMRASKLEASRHLALTHGVPLQRLVVVVAQQGDADLLTGAAPGVVVAGHDPSLEGLRGRRGVVFAPAGGAAGVLEGLRQLKVIRGRRLSPD